Proteins from a single region of Runella sp. SP2:
- a CDS encoding FecR family protein, whose protein sequence is MPEPLTKYASFDAVQLAADDFFQDWVRNPSGDADQFWNGFLHTYPERQTTMEEARQLVQRLDVRLPHMPEAKVQALKTRLEQTIGLPLSPQDAPVVPLRRSFVKRLSWVAAAVVLLVGGVVAAWYTSQPSTVSYATSYGETRKVELPDGSVVNLNANTTLSFSEDLKDKAIREVWLQGEAFFDVKHTPTDAKFRVHTNDLVVEVLGTEFNVSDRRKTTQVVLQSGKVQIKAAQQSAVLRPGDMVEFRADTRSLTQRKVRTELYSSWQQNIWILDGEAMSDVAQRIEDNFGIEVSFENPALANEKISGTIPSGSAEEVRDILADLLKADCQLSEKKLTIK, encoded by the coding sequence ATGCCTGAACCCTTAACAAAATACGCCTCGTTCGACGCTGTACAACTCGCAGCCGATGACTTTTTCCAAGATTGGGTACGAAATCCTTCGGGAGATGCAGACCAATTTTGGAACGGATTTCTCCACACCTATCCTGAACGCCAAACGACGATGGAAGAAGCCCGACAGCTGGTACAACGACTCGATGTTCGGTTACCTCACATGCCAGAAGCGAAGGTTCAGGCCCTCAAAACCCGACTTGAGCAAACCATTGGCTTGCCATTATCGCCGCAAGACGCTCCCGTCGTGCCTTTGCGCCGCTCGTTTGTGAAACGATTGAGTTGGGTAGCCGCCGCGGTGGTGCTACTGGTTGGTGGTGTGGTAGCCGCTTGGTACACGTCGCAACCCTCCACGGTGTCGTACGCCACTTCTTACGGAGAAACCCGCAAAGTTGAGTTGCCCGACGGTTCGGTGGTTAATTTGAACGCCAACACCACCTTGTCGTTTTCCGAAGATTTAAAAGACAAGGCCATTCGGGAAGTGTGGTTGCAAGGAGAAGCGTTTTTCGACGTGAAACATACGCCAACCGATGCGAAGTTTCGGGTACATACCAACGACCTCGTGGTGGAAGTACTCGGGACGGAGTTCAACGTCTCAGACCGCCGCAAAACAACCCAAGTGGTGCTTCAGTCGGGAAAAGTTCAAATCAAAGCTGCCCAACAATCGGCGGTCTTGCGGCCTGGTGACATGGTGGAATTTCGGGCCGATACGCGTAGCTTGACGCAGCGCAAAGTAAGAACCGAGTTGTACAGTTCGTGGCAACAAAACATCTGGATTTTGGACGGCGAAGCAATGAGTGATGTAGCCCAGCGCATCGAGGATAACTTCGGGATTGAAGTAAGTTTTGAAAACCCTGCCCTTGCCAACGAAAAAATCTCGGGAACTATTCCTTCGGGCAGTGCCGAAGAAGTACGAGACATTTTGGCCGATCTTCTAAAAGCGGACTGCCAACTATCAGAAAAAAAACTAACGATTAAATAA
- a CDS encoding RNA polymerase sigma factor — protein MNSDQKDTHLTSWNRLRAGDNYALGELYDGYIQILYKFGRRLCNDEELLTDAIHDVFEDIWKYRASLSEVEANNIQFYLCKSLKTKLLKYLNRQSRHTQLSEFEEISDDYIESVDTWFVNQETESLQKHQLEKHIAQLPKRQQEALLLRFYDNLSYDEIAEMMSLTRHSVYNLIYKALGQLRDNWIFLAVFGLLKFFYKNF, from the coding sequence ATGAATTCTGACCAAAAGGATACACATTTGACAAGTTGGAATCGACTCAGGGCAGGTGATAACTATGCTTTGGGCGAATTATACGATGGGTATATACAAATCTTGTACAAATTTGGTCGCCGACTTTGCAATGATGAAGAATTACTAACGGACGCTATTCATGATGTATTTGAGGATATTTGGAAATACCGAGCGTCGTTGAGTGAAGTTGAGGCAAATAACATTCAATTTTATTTGTGCAAATCCCTAAAAACCAAATTGCTCAAGTACCTCAATCGGCAGTCGAGACATACGCAACTTTCTGAATTTGAGGAAATAAGCGATGACTACATAGAGTCTGTTGACACCTGGTTTGTCAATCAAGAAACTGAATCCCTCCAAAAACATCAGCTCGAAAAACACATTGCTCAACTTCCTAAGCGCCAACAAGAAGCACTTCTGCTTCGTTTTTACGATAATTTAAGCTACGACGAAATCGCCGAAATGATGTCGCTCACGCGTCATTCGGTCTATAATCTTATCTACAAAGCCCTTGGTCAACTGCGCGATAATTGGATATTTTTAGCGGTTTTTGGGCTGTTGAAATTTTTTTATAAAAATTTTTAA
- a CDS encoding T9SS type A sorting domain-containing protein has protein sequence MALADNQYHNYRVRCREASGILSCVESESGVMRLKLVPIPAAPQVSLFPETSCNPTASFSGQSSCSSLKTVWYNATTNVVLPNLPSTIPTETTSYYARCQTETGCLSEKSQVVTFTLQTTVQAPVVTVSQEIVCTGTTVVVAANCPAGSRTYWNTGITATSFEVAFSNVTKQTYWAKCLFDGGCQSQESNRKEVYWNAFVVTLINIGESRSSVKTNDRAAWSSQFITRDGGPTLEQSTQQNPTLFFVENPNKIAPRFWTINADACALGTSGSLTFDMLATPEMGVVRSFNTHENNAPYFMYANREGWTELYAQNHPAYGFYADNGAGGNAYDSGLPKGLYKLSIRYWDQKGWGSIYPSTRQAQGNVLAYQEYWFRIQSRDGVGVGAAREEAKGSGQGANGKEQGSDRRTATNLSPWKGLKSTDNGSFATVLPNPVTNILRLKVQGSKGQVVQTSLMDASGRQVLSRAFTADTDAHTEEISVDKLAPGVYFLSVNTAQLVRTLKVLKIE, from the coding sequence GTGGCATTGGCAGATAATCAGTACCACAACTACCGTGTGCGCTGTCGAGAGGCAAGTGGTATTCTGTCTTGCGTAGAAAGTGAGTCTGGAGTGATGCGGTTAAAATTAGTTCCAATTCCCGCGGCTCCTCAAGTGTCCCTTTTTCCCGAAACCAGTTGCAACCCAACCGCAAGTTTTAGCGGCCAATCATCTTGCAGTTCCCTAAAAACGGTTTGGTACAATGCCACTACCAACGTGGTTTTGCCTAACCTACCTTCTACTATTCCTACCGAAACGACTTCTTACTACGCTCGTTGTCAGACAGAAACGGGTTGCCTAAGCGAAAAAAGCCAAGTCGTGACTTTTACGCTGCAAACGACTGTTCAAGCGCCCGTCGTGACTGTTTCGCAAGAAATTGTATGTACAGGAACGACCGTTGTTGTCGCGGCCAATTGCCCCGCAGGAAGTCGAACGTACTGGAATACAGGTATCACCGCGACAAGTTTTGAAGTGGCATTCAGCAACGTAACCAAACAGACCTACTGGGCCAAATGTCTTTTTGACGGAGGTTGCCAAAGTCAAGAAAGTAACCGTAAAGAGGTCTATTGGAACGCCTTCGTGGTTACGTTGATTAACATTGGCGAATCAAGGTCGTCGGTAAAAACCAACGACCGAGCGGCGTGGTCTAGCCAATTCATTACGCGCGACGGTGGTCCTACGTTAGAACAAAGCACGCAGCAAAACCCAACGCTCTTTTTTGTGGAAAATCCCAACAAAATAGCTCCTCGTTTTTGGACAATCAATGCTGATGCCTGTGCTTTGGGAACAAGCGGTTCGCTGACTTTTGATATGTTGGCAACCCCCGAAATGGGTGTGGTTCGTTCCTTTAATACTCATGAAAACAACGCCCCCTATTTTATGTATGCCAATCGTGAAGGCTGGACGGAGCTATACGCCCAAAATCACCCAGCCTATGGTTTCTACGCCGATAACGGGGCGGGAGGAAATGCCTATGATTCAGGGTTACCGAAAGGTTTATACAAATTGAGTATTCGTTACTGGGACCAAAAAGGCTGGGGCAGTATTTATCCTTCCACCCGCCAAGCGCAAGGCAATGTCTTGGCTTATCAGGAATATTGGTTCCGAATCCAATCGCGAGACGGGGTAGGTGTGGGTGCAGCAAGAGAAGAGGCAAAGGGCAGTGGGCAAGGGGCAAATGGCAAAGAGCAAGGGTCGGACCGTCGCACGGCAACTAATTTGTCACCCTGGAAGGGTCTAAAATCCACCGATAACGGGTCTTTCGCCACCGTTCTGCCCAATCCTGTCACTAACATTCTCCGTTTGAAGGTCCAGGGCAGTAAGGGGCAAGTAGTACAGACTTCGTTGATGGATGCTTCGGGACGTCAGGTGTTAAGCCGAGCATTTACCGCTGATACTGATGCACATACGGAAGAAATCTCAGTGGATAAATTAGCACCTGGCGTGTATTTTTTGAGCGTAAACACAGCGCAATTGGTTCGTACGTTGAAAGTTTTAAAAATAGAGTAG
- a CDS encoding SusC/RagA family TonB-linked outer membrane protein: MVLIICQCHWYCCRIFTAINAYREDFYNNDVQSIGSGSDNNKNSGGVDSQWGLRSFFGRVNYALADKYLFEANARYDGSSRFTGDKVYSFFPSFSAGWRLSEEKFFEPLRAVVGELKVRGSWGRTGNQAVGLYSYFQTLNSSTYTFGGSVVQGYVQSNLANPNLTWETTAQTDIGLDAQLWNNRLSFTFDYYDKLTDGILLNLPIPTTVGLNAPPQNAGKVGNKGIELGLTYRNKTKSGFSYEIGGNFAQNNNKVIDLAKTGPYISGSDIDPRYIIKEGLPYNAHWGYKTDGLFQTADEIKAYPTLVTNMKPGDVKYVDLNNDGKINSDDMTFIGLTFPRYTFGLNTNFSYKNFTLFTQWQGAADVDTRLSGALAEMGNYEGFTHKIYTDNYWTPERPNARFPRPVKLDLRNVATSDRMIIDGSYFRMKTIQLSYSLPKGLLERVKAGRATVYVSGTNLLTFSKLNEWNLDPEADSGRATYYPQTSLTTVGLNVQF; this comes from the coding sequence GTGGTACTGATTATCTGCCAATGCCACTGGTACTGCTGTCGTATATTCACCGCCATCAACGCTTATCGGGAAGATTTTTACAACAACGACGTACAATCGATTGGCTCAGGTTCTGACAACAACAAAAATAGCGGTGGGGTAGATTCTCAATGGGGACTTCGCTCGTTTTTTGGGCGGGTAAACTACGCTTTGGCCGACAAGTATTTGTTTGAAGCCAATGCGCGCTACGACGGCTCATCGCGTTTTACGGGCGACAAAGTGTATAGCTTTTTCCCGTCGTTTTCGGCAGGCTGGCGTTTGTCAGAGGAGAAGTTTTTTGAGCCACTCCGCGCCGTGGTGGGTGAGCTGAAAGTACGTGGTTCGTGGGGGAGAACTGGAAATCAAGCAGTAGGCTTGTATAGTTATTTTCAAACCCTTAACTCTTCTACCTATACGTTTGGCGGCTCGGTGGTGCAAGGCTACGTTCAGTCGAACTTGGCCAACCCGAACTTGACGTGGGAAACGACCGCTCAAACCGACATCGGACTGGATGCGCAGCTTTGGAACAACCGCTTGAGCTTTACCTTTGATTATTACGACAAATTGACCGACGGTATTTTGCTGAACTTGCCTATTCCAACAACCGTAGGCTTGAATGCCCCTCCGCAAAACGCAGGAAAAGTGGGGAACAAAGGAATCGAATTGGGCTTGACGTATCGCAACAAAACCAAGAGTGGTTTCTCGTACGAAATTGGTGGAAACTTTGCCCAAAACAACAATAAAGTAATTGATTTGGCTAAAACAGGGCCTTATATTTCAGGCTCGGACATTGACCCGCGCTACATCATCAAAGAAGGTTTGCCTTACAATGCCCACTGGGGCTACAAAACCGATGGGTTGTTCCAAACGGCGGACGAAATCAAAGCCTATCCTACGTTGGTGACTAACATGAAACCTGGCGATGTGAAGTACGTGGATTTGAACAACGACGGAAAAATCAACAGCGATGACATGACGTTTATTGGCCTAACGTTCCCGCGTTATACCTTTGGACTAAACACCAATTTTAGCTACAAAAACTTTACGCTCTTCACGCAGTGGCAAGGTGCGGCAGATGTGGACACGCGCTTGTCGGGGGCATTGGCCGAAATGGGGAACTACGAAGGTTTTACCCACAAAATTTATACTGATAACTACTGGACGCCCGAGCGCCCCAATGCGCGCTTCCCTCGTCCTGTAAAACTGGATTTGCGCAACGTAGCCACGTCCGACCGTATGATTATCGACGGGTCATACTTCCGAATGAAAACCATTCAGCTTTCGTACAGCTTGCCAAAAGGCTTGTTGGAGCGTGTCAAAGCAGGACGGGCTACGGTCTATGTGAGCGGCACTAATTTGCTCACGTTCTCGAAGTTGAATGAATGGAACCTCGACCCCGAAGCTGACTCAGGACGCGCGACCTATTATCCTCAAACGTCGCTGACCACGGTTGGTCTTAATGTACAATTTTAA
- a CDS encoding RagB/SusD family nutrient uptake outer membrane protein: MKIRYIFPLVVGLGVLSGCEQSLLDTVPNDRISSDIFWKTERDAILASNGLYPALDGVNIFAIEGVTDISHVNQVFQVESNIEKGIHDALNSRPQTEWTAAYRGIRLANDFLANIDKVQTTNTALIARLKGEARTLRAYQYIKLVGLFGDVPLVTTTIGIEEGRTLKRTSSTQIWDFVLKELTEAANDLPATQTDKGRITKGAALALKARAALWAGRYQDAADAAKAVIDSKTYTLYSSYANLFSYAAENNSEVILDKQFIKDTYSNNVFASMGPYSQRTANNTYVPTKALVDAYPMANGKDITDPTSGFDPKNPYANRDPRLRASIFVQGDDLPDGKKFDPRPTSGTADAIGNTYLATSTGFVLKKYINKEDLTTGGNCGINIVLLRYAEVLLTYAEAKIELNQIDATVYDAINQIRQRADVKLPALTTGLSQAQLREAVRKERLLELAFEGLRLFDIRRWKTAEKAMVGDVYGMTYVDGTDLKTIQIASFTRVFDPAKHYLWPIPQKERELNPELTQNSGW; the protein is encoded by the coding sequence ATGAAAATCAGATATATTTTCCCTCTTGTCGTAGGCTTAGGTGTATTGTCAGGTTGCGAACAAAGCCTGCTTGACACCGTACCCAACGACCGTATTTCTTCGGATATTTTCTGGAAAACCGAAAGAGACGCAATTCTTGCCTCAAACGGCCTTTATCCTGCTTTGGACGGTGTCAATATTTTTGCCATTGAAGGTGTCACCGACATTTCGCACGTCAACCAAGTATTTCAAGTAGAGTCGAACATTGAGAAAGGCATTCACGACGCCCTCAATTCGCGTCCTCAAACCGAATGGACGGCGGCTTACCGTGGGATTCGCCTTGCCAACGATTTTTTGGCCAACATTGACAAAGTCCAAACTACCAATACTGCCCTCATTGCCCGCCTCAAAGGAGAAGCGCGTACGCTTAGAGCCTATCAGTACATCAAGCTTGTGGGGCTTTTTGGAGATGTACCTTTGGTAACGACGACCATTGGTATTGAAGAAGGACGGACGCTCAAGCGGACATCGTCAACCCAAATTTGGGATTTTGTGCTCAAAGAACTTACCGAAGCGGCCAACGATTTGCCCGCTACCCAAACCGACAAAGGGCGTATCACCAAAGGGGCTGCTTTGGCCTTGAAAGCACGGGCTGCGCTGTGGGCGGGGCGTTATCAAGACGCGGCGGATGCGGCCAAAGCGGTGATTGATTCAAAAACCTACACTTTGTATTCGAGTTATGCCAACCTTTTCTCGTACGCGGCTGAAAATAATTCGGAAGTGATTTTGGACAAACAGTTTATCAAAGACACCTATTCCAATAACGTGTTTGCCAGCATGGGGCCGTATAGCCAACGTACGGCCAACAATACCTACGTGCCTACCAAAGCGCTGGTGGATGCGTATCCGATGGCAAACGGCAAGGACATTACCGACCCTACCAGCGGTTTTGATCCTAAAAATCCGTATGCCAACCGCGACCCGCGTTTGAGGGCCTCGATTTTTGTACAAGGCGACGATTTGCCCGATGGGAAGAAATTCGACCCGCGTCCAACAAGCGGTACGGCCGATGCCATCGGCAATACGTACTTAGCCACTTCGACGGGTTTTGTGTTGAAAAAATACATCAACAAAGAAGACTTAACCACGGGCGGAAACTGCGGAATCAACATCGTTTTGTTGCGGTATGCCGAAGTTTTACTTACGTATGCCGAAGCCAAAATTGAACTTAACCAGATAGATGCCACCGTTTACGACGCCATTAATCAGATTCGTCAGCGCGCCGATGTGAAGTTGCCTGCTTTGACGACGGGGCTATCGCAAGCACAGTTGCGCGAGGCTGTCCGTAAAGAGCGCTTGCTTGAATTGGCGTTTGAAGGACTTCGTTTGTTTGACATTCGCCGCTGGAAAACTGCCGAAAAAGCAATGGTAGGAGATGTGTACGGAATGACGTACGTGGATGGTACCGATTTGAAAACCATTCAGATTGCCTCATTTACCCGCGTTTTTGATCCTGCCAAGCACTACCTCTGGCCTATTCCACAGAAAGAACGCGAACTCAACCCCGAGCTTACCCAAAATTCGGGCTGGTAA
- a CDS encoding arylsulfatase → MKRILLLFFLCWGTMALAQKSTSKPNVIYIFADDLGYGEVGAYGQKKIKTPNLDRLAAGGMRFTQHYSSAPVCAPSRCGLMTGRHTGHTYIRGNYELGGFEDEKEGGQMPLNEGAFTVGHLFQKAGYKTGAVGKWGMGMANTTGNPNQQGFDFFYGLLCQKQSHNFYPTHLWKNGEKVALNNPYIKVHRPMPEGDENYEYYVGKDYAIDKMTEEATGFITDNKSRPFFLYLPYTLPHLSLQAPEEAVKEYIGKFDEKPYRGQTGYASTRYPYSTYAAMISYLDKQVGQIWELVKKLGIEDNTIIMFSSDNGATFVKHVDAAFFESAGPFRGLKMDVYEGGIRVPMIAYWKGKIKPGQVTDHVSTQYDVLATCADLLGTKPALPTDGVSFLPTLLGKSTQAQHPYLYFEYPENGGQLAIRKGDWKGVKRNVKANRNGAWEIYNLKADIGERTNVAAAHPELAKEFDEIVQREHRPAHVHEWEFVDPKFEVKK, encoded by the coding sequence ATGAAACGAATACTTTTGTTGTTTTTCCTTTGTTGGGGAACAATGGCATTGGCCCAGAAATCGACCTCCAAACCCAACGTCATCTATATTTTTGCCGACGACCTTGGGTACGGTGAAGTAGGTGCTTATGGACAAAAGAAAATCAAAACCCCTAATCTCGACCGACTCGCGGCGGGAGGAATGCGTTTTACGCAGCATTATTCGTCGGCGCCCGTGTGTGCGCCTTCGCGTTGCGGATTAATGACAGGACGCCACACAGGTCATACGTACATTCGCGGAAATTACGAACTCGGTGGTTTTGAGGACGAAAAAGAAGGTGGACAGATGCCTTTGAACGAAGGTGCATTTACCGTTGGGCATTTGTTCCAAAAAGCGGGCTACAAAACGGGCGCGGTTGGAAAATGGGGGATGGGGATGGCCAATACCACAGGAAACCCCAACCAACAAGGCTTTGACTTCTTCTACGGGTTGCTTTGCCAAAAACAATCGCACAATTTTTACCCAACCCACTTGTGGAAAAATGGGGAAAAAGTGGCATTAAATAACCCCTACATCAAAGTCCACCGCCCCATGCCCGAGGGAGACGAAAACTACGAATATTACGTAGGGAAAGACTACGCCATCGACAAAATGACGGAAGAGGCGACGGGCTTTATCACCGACAACAAAAGCCGTCCTTTCTTCCTGTATTTGCCTTATACCTTGCCTCACTTGTCGCTGCAAGCCCCCGAAGAAGCGGTCAAAGAATACATCGGGAAGTTTGACGAAAAGCCCTATCGTGGCCAAACGGGCTATGCTTCAACGCGTTATCCGTACTCGACCTACGCGGCCATGATTTCGTATTTGGACAAGCAAGTAGGGCAGATTTGGGAGTTGGTGAAAAAACTAGGGATAGAAGATAACACCATCATTATGTTTTCGAGCGACAATGGAGCGACGTTTGTGAAGCACGTTGATGCGGCGTTTTTTGAAAGTGCTGGTCCGTTTCGTGGGCTAAAAATGGACGTGTATGAGGGCGGAATCCGAGTGCCAATGATTGCGTATTGGAAAGGAAAAATTAAGCCTGGACAAGTCACTGACCATGTTTCGACGCAGTACGACGTGCTGGCAACTTGTGCCGATTTGTTGGGAACAAAACCCGCCCTTCCGACTGATGGAGTTTCGTTTTTGCCTACGCTTTTGGGCAAATCTACGCAGGCTCAACACCCTTATTTGTATTTTGAATACCCCGAAAACGGCGGGCAGCTGGCGATTCGGAAAGGAGATTGGAAGGGTGTAAAACGAAACGTAAAAGCAAACCGCAACGGCGCATGGGAGATTTATAACCTAAAAGCCGACATCGGCGAACGAACCAACGTGGCTGCCGCTCATCCTGAGTTGGCCAAGGAATTTGACGAAATCGTACAGCGCGAACACCGCCCCGCGCACGTTCATGAATGGGAATTTGTGGATCCCAAATTTGAAGTGAAGAAGTAG
- a CDS encoding sulfatase, which yields MDDLGYGDLSCYGALQYRTPNLDKLAGEGVRFTNFLAAQAVCSASRAALMTGCYPNRVGISGALFPNAKVGLNPDETTIAELLKEKGYATGMFGKWHLGDKPEFLPTKQGFDEYVGLPYSNDMWPVHYDGKPISNESDNRKKSFPYLPLLSNNDTIQEIKTLDDQAKLTGIYTERAVNFIKKNKKAPFFIYLPHSMPHVPIAASAKFKGKSNQGTYGDVLLEIDWSVGEIMKALKENGLDKNTMVIFTSDNGPWLNYGNHAGSSGGLREGKGNSFEGGQRVPCIVRWKGVTPEGVVCNKLTSTIDLLPTIANICGAKLPTKKIDGVDILPLLKGNMDATPRKYFYYYYRRNNLEAVRRDDWKLVLPHEGRTYEGQQPGNDGFPGKAPENHPFPLALYDLRRDPSERYDVKELYPEIVTELQKVADEARDDLGDDLTKREGKNVRPSGRVK from the coding sequence ATGGATGATTTGGGCTACGGCGATTTGAGTTGTTATGGGGCACTTCAATACCGTACGCCTAACCTCGATAAATTGGCGGGTGAAGGGGTGCGTTTTACCAATTTTTTGGCTGCCCAAGCGGTATGTAGCGCCTCGCGGGCAGCATTGATGACGGGCTGTTATCCCAATCGTGTCGGTATTTCGGGTGCGTTGTTTCCCAATGCAAAAGTGGGACTCAACCCCGATGAAACGACGATTGCCGAGTTGTTGAAGGAAAAAGGCTACGCCACGGGCATGTTTGGAAAATGGCATTTGGGCGATAAACCTGAGTTCTTACCAACCAAACAAGGGTTTGATGAGTACGTTGGTTTGCCTTACTCCAACGATATGTGGCCTGTGCATTACGACGGAAAACCGATTAGCAACGAGTCTGATAACCGCAAAAAGAGTTTTCCGTATTTGCCTTTGTTGAGCAACAACGACACGATTCAAGAAATAAAAACCCTCGATGACCAAGCCAAATTGACGGGGATTTATACCGAACGTGCCGTTAATTTTATTAAAAAGAACAAAAAAGCCCCATTTTTTATCTATTTACCCCACTCAATGCCCCACGTACCGATTGCGGCATCAGCCAAGTTTAAGGGGAAAAGTAACCAAGGAACTTACGGCGACGTGCTGCTCGAAATCGACTGGTCGGTGGGAGAAATCATGAAAGCCTTGAAAGAAAATGGGTTGGATAAAAATACAATGGTAATTTTTACGAGCGACAACGGCCCTTGGCTCAACTACGGAAACCACGCAGGCTCATCGGGCGGCTTGCGCGAAGGAAAAGGCAATAGTTTTGAAGGCGGCCAGCGCGTCCCTTGCATCGTTCGCTGGAAAGGCGTCACGCCCGAAGGAGTCGTTTGTAACAAACTTACTTCGACCATTGATTTGCTGCCTACCATCGCCAACATCTGCGGGGCGAAACTTCCTACGAAAAAAATTGATGGGGTGGATATTTTACCGCTGCTCAAAGGCAACATGGACGCCACGCCTCGGAAGTATTTTTACTACTATTACCGTCGCAACAACTTAGAAGCCGTGCGTCGCGATGACTGGAAACTTGTACTGCCGCACGAAGGTCGCACCTACGAAGGGCAACAGCCAGGTAACGACGGTTTCCCAGGAAAAGCCCCCGAAAATCATCCATTTCCGTTGGCATTGTACGACCTTCGCCGCGACCCGTCGGAGCGCTATGACGTGAAAGAGCTTTATCCTGAGATTGTGACCGAGCTTCAAAAAGTAGCCGACGAAGCCCGCGACGA